TTACCGAATTACTTCCAGCCTGAGTAATTCATTGAAGGTCTTCACGTAAGCTTTTCCGCAATCGTTGCCGGAAACGGTTTGCCGGGTGCCGGCCTTTAAAACTCAAATAGAATTCCCACTTTAACCCTTTTCACTCATGCGTAACACCTGTTACTCAACGCCTCACGTCTACGAGCAGCCGGCAGCCCGGTCGGCTCTCAGTGGCAAGCTGCTGTTACTGACCCTCTTTTTACCACTCGCGGGCTACGCCCAAACCGCGCGCGAAGTATCGGGCAAAGTGACGGATGGCATCGGAACTGGCCTACCGGGCGTAACGGTGCTCGTGACGGGCACCTCCATTGGGGCCAGCACTGGGGCCGACGGCGGCTTCTCGCTGCAAGTGCCTGCTACGGCTACCTCGCTCACGGTTTCGTTCATTGGCTACACCAAGCAGACGGTGAACATCACGGGCAAATCGACGGTGAACGTCGCGCTCAAGGACGATGCCCAGGCTCTGGGCGACGTAGTAGTAGTAGGCTACGGCACGGTACGCAAACAGGACCTTACCGGGGCCGTGAGCGCGCTCGGACCCAAAGACTTCAACAAGGGCACCTTCACCTCGCCCGACCAGCTGCTTCAAGGCCGAGCTTCGGGGGTGCAGATAACCCAGAACAGCGGGCAGCCCGGCGGGGCAGCCACTATTAACATTCGGGGCAACTCGGCCGTGAGTGGCACCGGCCAGCCCCTATACGTGGTGGATGGCGTGCCGCTCGATGGGCGCTCGGCCCAGCCGGGCCTGACCACGTCGGCCCTCGGCGACGCGCCGGCCAGCAATCCGCTCAACTTTCTGAATCCGGCTGATATTGAGAGTATTGACGTACTCAAGGATGCTTCGGCAACAGCCATTTACGGCTCGCGGGCGGCCTATGGGGTCGTTATCATCACCACTAAGAAGGGCAAGGCCGGGGAGGCCCAACTAAGCATCGGCGCGTCGGGTGGCTTCTCGCACATTCTACGCCGCATTGATGTGCTCAATGCCAGCCAGTACCGGGATGCGCTGACGTATTACGGCGCGCCCGCTACCAACGATAAGGGAATGAACAATGACCCCCTGGGGGCTATTCTGCGCACCGCGCCGATTCAGAACTACAACGCCGCGCTGAGCGGGGGCACCGAAAACGCCCGCTATCGATTCTCGGCGGGCTACCTCAACCAACAGGGCATTGTGAAAAAAACCGGCTTTGAAAAATACAATGCTAATTTCTCGGCTAACATGAAGTTTCTGGACAGCAAGCGCCTAGGCGTCGATGTCAACGTTATCGCCACGCAGACCAACTCGCAGCTCGCCCCCATCAGCAACAACGCTGGCTTTCAGGGTAGCCTCATTGGGCAAGCCTTGCAGTGGAATCCCACCGATTCGCTCTATGCAGCTAACGGCCAGCCTGTTTCACGCTTTGGTAGCACGAACATTAACCCGGTGGCGGAACAGCAGTATTTCAACGATAACGCGCGGGTAACCACCATTCTGGCCTCGTTTTCGCCCTACTACAAGATTACCGACTGGTTGACTTTCCGGTCGCTGGTGGCCGCGACTTATAACACGGGCCTCCGGCGCACCTCCATTGACCAGCGTCTCAATCTGCCGGGCTACCAGCAACTGGGCTACGCCGCCATCGGTACGAATGAACTGCTGACCGAGCAGTTGACCCACACGTTGAGCGCGGACAAGAAGCTCACCAACGACCTAAACCTGAACGCAGTACTGGGCTACGAGTACCAGCGATTTACAAACTCAGGGTCGAACCTGAGCGGCCTGGGGCCGGTGAACACCACTACGGGCGCGCCTATTGGCTTCGGCACTTATGGGCTGGACTACACCAACTACCTTCAGTATTCTAACCCTTCGGGCCGCATCATCTCCTCGTTCGTGGACCCGGTAACCGAGCTGCAATCGTTTTTTGGCCGAGCCATCCTGAATTACAAGCAGCGCTACCTGTTCACGGCTACCCTACGGGCCGACGGCAGCACTAAGTTCGGCGACAATAACAAGTACGGCTACTTCCCCTCGGCCGCGGCGGCCTGGGACATCAGCCAGGAGAGCTTTTTTAAGTCTGAGACCGTGAACCTGCTGAAAGCCCGCATTAGTTACGGGCGCACCGGCAACCAGGAATTTCCGGCCGGCTCGTCCCGCAGCCAGTTTGCTTTGCAAGCCAATAACGGCGGCATTACCCAGATTACCAACTACAACCCGAACCTAAAGTGGCAGTCGGATACGCAGTACGATGCTGGTATGGACGTAGCATTTTTCAACAACCGTCTGACTCTGACCGCCGACTATTTCTATAAGCGCACCACCGACCTGCTCTATCCTAACATTCCGGGCTATCCGGCCGCGCCGGGCGGCAGCAGCGTTATCTGGCAGAATCTGCCTGGTGGGGTTATCACCAATAAGGGACTGGAACTACTGGTCGGCGTAACAGCGGTGGACAACAGCGATTTCGGCTTGAATTTTAATGCTAACGCTACGTTCGTTCATAATAATGTATCGGGCCTGAATCAAAATCTAATTATTCAGACTGGTACGCTCAACGGCCAGGGTCTGTCGGGAGTGCTGTCCGAAACTATTCAGAACGGCCAGCCCATCAATGGGTTTAGGCTGCCGGTTTATAACGGCATTAATCCCGCTACCGGCCTCTACAACGAGTTTGGGCCGGCCCAGTACGCGGGCAACCCCAACCCCACCACGCTCGTGGGCCTGACCACGAGCATCCGATATAAGAAGCTCTCGCTGTCGGCCAATATAAACGGCGTATTCGGCAACAAGATTTACAACAATACCTTCAATAGCGTCCTCAACGTGAGCCAGATACGGGCGGGTAAGAACATCTCCCTAGCCGACTTTCAATCAGGCGTGAAAGAGTCGCTTTCCAACGCCGTGACGCCCTCGACGCGCTACCTGGAGAGCGGCAACTACGCCAAGCTGCGCAACGTGACGCTTTCCTACGCGCTGGGCGACATTGCCGGCGTGTTTAAAGGCGCAAGCGTGTACGCCATCGGTCAGAACCTGGCTCTCATCACGAAGTACAAGGGCTTCGACGCCGAAGTGAATACGAACAAGGCTAACGGCGTGGTGCCTTCGGCGGGCATTGACTACACCGGCTACCCCTCGGCCCGGACCTTTACGTTCGGGGTCAACTTCTCTCTTTAACCCATCCATAGCTCTTCATTTTTATGAAAAAGATACTCAGCGCGGCAGCCATGCTAGCCCTGCTTCAGCTGGCAAACAGCTGTAAGATTAACGAGGAATTTCAGGGAGTGCTGACCCCCGCGCAAGTGGGAAGTGGTAACGCGTCCTCGCTGCTCGATGGCGTGTACAACGCCATGCGCACGCCATTTCAGGGAGCTACGCTGGTGTTTGCCCTCTCGGAGGTAACTACCGATGAGCGCCTGATGCCTACCCGCGCCGGCGACTGGGACGACAACGGCCAGTGGCGTCAATTGCACCTGCATACCTGGGATGCCAACCATGCGCAGGTGCGCGATGCCTACTCCAACCTGGGCGGTGTGGTGTTCGCGGCCACCGACATGCTGCAAACTCAGTACGGTGCCAGCAAGGAGCAACAGGCCGAGGCCCGCTTCGTCCGGGCCTTTGCCAGGTACTGGACCCTCGACCTCTACGACCAAGTGCCCTACCGCACACCGGGCGACCTGGTATCGACCAGCGCGCAGGTGCGCAAGGGTACGGCCGAACTCACCGACATTATTTCGGAGCTGACCACGGTGATGCCCGACCTGCCCGACGCTAGCGCTGGCGCGCCCGTGAGCCGGGCCACTAAAGATGCCGCCCGCTGCCTGCTGATGAAGTGTTACCTCAACAAAGGGGTGTATGCCAACCGGGCGGCCCCCACGTTCGACCCGGCCGACATGAACATGGTTATTACCCTGGCCGACCAGGTTATCAACAGTGGGCACTACAAGTTCGCCAATAACTACTTTGACAACTTTGCGCCCGACAACACGGCCATCGGCACCGAGAACATCTTTACGGAGCTAAACATTGGGGGCGTAAGCAGTGGGGCGCAGTACGATTTGTGGCGCTTTATTTCGCACTATAACATGACCCCTACCGGCTATAACGGCCCGTGCGCGTTACCGAGCTTTTATAACAAGTATGAGGCTACGGACCTACGCCGGAGCCAGGTGTACTCGTATAAAAACGGCCCTCCCAACCCATTCAAACATCAGAATGTAGGGTATTTGATAGGCCAGCAGTATAGCTTGGTTTCTACCACAGATGTTGCGCTGACTGACCGCCTGGGCAATCCGCTGGCCTTCACGGCCGCCGTGGACCTCATCGAAACCGGCTCCAACCTGGAGGTAACCGGTATCCGGCCCATGAAATACCCGCCCGACTTTACCAACAATTCGGCCGGTACGATTGACAACGACATGGTGCATTTCCGGCTGCCCGACGTGCTGCTGATGAAGGCCGAAGCCATTATGCGCGGCGGTACCGGCACCTCGGCCGGCACCTACGGCAGCACCCCACTGACCCTGGTCAACGCCATTCGCACGGACCCTTCGCGGGCGGCTACCGCCCTCGCCAGTGTCAGCCTAACCGACATCTACGACGAGCGCGGCCGCGACCTGTTCCTGGAGCTATGGCGGCGGCAGGATATGGTGCGCTTCGGCACGTTCCTAGGTCCCATTGAGCAGGGCCCGACGAGCAGCGACCCGAAATACCTCATCTTCCCCATTCCGAACCAGCAGTTGGCGGTGAATGCGAATCTAACGCAGAACCCCGGCTACTAAATCCTTCTCTTCGGCCGCCGGCGGCTGCGTCTTCGCAGTTTCGGCGGCCGATTTGTGTCCGGCCCTTTCGCCCAAAGAGTTTATTTTCTTGGCTTTAAGTATCTTTTGATGAATTACTTATCTACCGTATTAGCCGCTGCTTCCTTAGCCGGCCTGCTGGCCGCCTGTAGCCAACCCGCTACTACGGAAACCGCCACTATGGCCGCCCCCAACGCGGCCGCGGCCCCCGTTACCGCCGCGCTGGCCCAAAAGCCTATTTGGTGGAAGGAAGCCGTGGTGTACCAGATATACCCGCGCAGCTACAAGGACAGCAACGGCGACGGGGTAGGTGACCTGCGCGGCATCATCTCCAAGCTCGACTACATCAAGAGCCTGGGGGTGAACGTGATTTGGCTGAACCCGATTTATGGCTCGCCCAACGACGATAATGGCTACGATATCTCCGACTACCGCGCCATTATGAAGGACTTTGGTACGATGGCCGACTTTGACGAGCTGCTGAAGGGAATGCACCAGCGCGGGCTGAAGGTGGTGCTAGACCTGGTGGTGAACCACAGCAGCGACGAGCATGAGTGGTTCAAGCAGTCGAAAAGCGGGCGCGATAATCCCTACCGCGACTACTACCACTGGTGGCCCGCCGAGCGGGGCGTGCCCAACAAGCGCCAGAGCTTTTTCGACGTGAAGGGCGACGCCTGGGCCTACGACGCGGCCACCAAGGCGTACTACCTGCACTACTTCTCGCGCAAGCAACCCGACCTGAACTGGGAAAACCCTAAGGTGCGCCAGGAAATTTACAGCATGATGCGCTTTTGGTTTGATAAGGGCATCGACGGCTTTCGGATGGACGTGATTCCGTTCATCGCCAAGGACACTACGTTTCCGGTTATCCCGGCCAAGTACCACGGCGATTTTGGCCGCTACTACGCCAACGGCCCCCACCTGCACGACTACCTGCAGGAAATGCACCGCGAGGTGCTGGGCAAGTACGATGTGCTGAGCGTGGCCGAAGGCGCGGGCGTGACCAGCGACCAGGCCCTGGAATTTGTGGACCCCGCCCGGAAGGAGCTGAATATGCTCTACCACTTCGAGGGCATGGGCGTGGGCAACGTGCCCGGCCTCAAGTACCGGATGCGCAAGCCCGAAGGCTATAGTCTGCTGGAATTCAAGCAGGTGTACTCGAAGTGGGACAAGATATTCGCCGAGAAAGGCTGGGGCACCATCTACCTCGGCAACCACGACCAGCCCCGGATGGTGACGCGCTGGGGCGACGACCGGCCCGAATTTCGGCCAGCCTCCTCGAAGCTGCTCACCACGTTTTTGCTCACCATGCGCGGCACGCCCTACTACTACGGCGGCGACGAGCTGGGCATGACCAACATCAAATTCAACAAGATTACCGATTATAAAGACATCGAAGTGCGCAACATGTACGCGCAGCTGAAGGCGGAGGGCGGCGACCTGGCGCAGTTCGTGGAGGCCCAGAAAATCTCGGGCCGCGACAACGGCCGCACTCCCTTTCAGTGGGATGCCTCGGCCAATGCGGGCTTCACCACCGGCACGCCCTGGCTTCAACTCAACCCCAACTACGCGCAGGTGAATGCCGCGGCCGAGGAGAAAGACCCGAATTCCATCCTCCAGTATTTCCGCCAGGCCACGGCCATGCGCCGGCAGCACAAGGTGCTGGTGTACGGGCAGTACCAGCTGCTCGACGCGGCCAACCCCCATATTTACGCTTACACCCGCACCCAGGGCGCGGAAAAAGTCCTGGTAGTGCTCAACTTTTCGTCCGAAAAACGTGACTGGGCGCTGCCCACCGGCCTCACGCTGGGCGGCAAGCCTTGGCTCAACAACTACCCCACCTTTACTCCCGCCGCCACGCTGGCCCTGCTGCCCTGGCAGGCCGTAGTGGTGCCGCTGAAGTAATCATCAGGTAGATAATACATTAATTCAGAATGTCATGCAGACCGCAGGGAAGCATCTCGCGTGGGGTAGTAACTCAATCGTTGCAACGAATTTAATTACTGCTGCCTGCGAGATGCTTCCCTGCGGTCTGCATGACGTTCTATTCTTACGACCAACCACGCCCCTATCCATTCCCGCCCCATGCCGCCCTTTCCAACCCTAAAATTAAAGTTCCTGCTGCCCGCGCTGGCGCTGGCGCTAGCCGGCCCGCCCGCGGCGCAACAAGCGCAGGCCCAGACGCAAACGCCCGACCCCTGGCGCATAACGGCCGATAAAATTGACCCGGCGCACTACTACGGCGAGACGGTGGCCAACGGGGTGCTGGGCATCGTGTCGTCGGCGGTGCCGTTTCAGGTGAAGGACGTAGTGCTGGCCGGCACCTATGACCAGTACGGGCGGGGTAGGGTCAGCAATTTTCTCCACACGTTTAACCTGCTCAATATGTACCTGGAAGTGGACGGCCGCCGCCTGGGCGCGGCCGATGCCACCAACTTCCGGCAGGAGCTGGACATGCGCGGCGCCTCGCTGACAACCACCTTCGACTACGGCGACCGGGCCACTATTCAGTACACCTACTACGCCCTGCGCCAGCTGCCGTTTACGGCGCTGCTCGACGTGCGCATTACCGCCAAAAAGGACCTGAGCCTGACCGCCGCCAGCGTGATGGAAGCGCCCGACGCGCTGCGCGACGTGCAGAATTACTACAACGAAATCGACCGGCCGCACGTGACATTGAGCCTGCTGACCTCGACGGCCAAGAGCCCGACCGGCAAGCTGACGCTGTGCGCCAGCAACAGCTTTTTGTTTGAGGAGCCGCACGGGCAGGAGCCGCGCATTATCCACGAAATGTGGGACAGCAACATGCACCTGATGAAGTTCAGCAAGACGCTGAAGGCCGGGCAGACCTACGGCTACGCGGTGGCGGGCACGGCCATCAGCTCGGCCCACCACGCCGACCCGCTGAACGAGGCCGAGCGGCTCACCATTTTTGCCCGCCTCGAAGGCCGGCAGCGGCTGCTCGATTTTCACCAGAAAGCCTGGCAGGACCTGTGGAAAAGCGATATTGAAATAACCGGCGACGCGCAGGCGCAGCAGGACGTGCATTCGATGCTCTACCACCTGTATAGCTTCTCGCGGGCGGGCACCGATTATTCACCCTCGCCGATGGGCCTCTCGGGCCTGGGCTACAACGGGCACGTGTTCTGGGACACGGATTTGTGGATGTTCCCGGCGCTGCTGGTGCTGCACCCGGACATTGCGAAATCTATGGTAGAGTACCGCTTCCGGCGCTTGGAGCCGGCCCGGCGCAATGCCTTCGCCCACGGCTACAAAGGCGCGATGTACCCCTGGGAAAGCGCCGATTCGGGGGTAGAGGAAACGCCGGTCTGGGCGCTGAGCGGGCCGTTTGAACACCACATTTCGGCCGATGTGGCGCTGGCCGCCTGGCAGTATTATTCCGTAACGCAGGATAAAGCTTGGCTGCGCTCAACCGGCTGGCCGATTATCTCGGCCACCGCCGACTTCTGGGCTAGCCGGGTGGAGCGCAACGGCCCCGGCCACTACGACATCAAGAACGTGGTGGCCTCGGATGAGTGGGCCGAAAACGTGGACAATGATGCCTTCACTAACGCCGCCGCCCAGCAAAACCTGCGCGCCGCCGTGGCCGCCGCCAAGCTGCTGGGCCTACCCCCCGACCCCGACTGGACGCTGGTGGCGCAGAATATTCCCATCCTAAAAATGGCGGACGGCACCACGCAGGAGCACGCCAGCTACCACGGCGAGGGCATCAAGCAGGGCGACGTGAACCTGCTGGCCTACCCCCTGGGCGTGATTACGGCCCCCGCCCAGATTAAAAAAGACCTGGTGTACTACCAGAGCCGGGTACCCGACGAAGGCACGCCGGCCATGACGCAGGCCATTTTCGCGCTGCTCTACGCCCGGCTCGGCGACGCGGGTCAGGCCCGGCATTTTTTCCGGGATGCCTACCAGCCCAATCTCCTACCCCCCTTCCGCGTCATTGCCGAAACCAAGGGCGGCACCAACCCCTACTTCGCCACCGGCGCGGGCGGCGTGCTGCAAGCCGTGCTCATGGGTTTCGGCGGGCTAAATATCACGCCGGCTGGCATTGGGCAAGTAAAAAGCGTGCTGCCCACCGGCTGGCAGTCGCTGCATATTACGGGGGTAGGGCCGGGTCGCAAAACATATTCAGTGGGGAAATGATGAGTACTAGATAATGGGGTATCGGGATAGTTTAGAACGGTCATGCTAAGCTTGTCGAAGCATCTCTACCGCTTCAACCGTGCCGTTCAATGAAGCGGTAGAGATGCTTCGACAAGCTCAGCATGACCGTTCTTGTAGCAGAATACCTTGAAAGCGACTGCCAGCCCCCGCCTACCCCATGCTGCTAACCATTACCACCACCTACCAGCCGGCCACCGACCTGGGCTACCTGCTGCATAAAAACCCCGCCCGCCTGCAAAGCGTGGAGATTACCGGCGGCCTGGCCCACGTTTTCTACCCCGAAGCCACGGCCCAGCGCTGCACCGCCGCCCTGCTGCTCGACCTCGACCCGGTGGGCCTGGTACGCGACCGCCACGGCGATTTCGCCCTAGCCGAGTACGTGAACGACCGGCCCTACGTGGCCTCGTCGTTTTTGAGCGTGGCCCTGAGCAAAGCCTTCGGCACGGCCATGAACGGCACCTGCAAGGACCGGCCTGCGCTGCCCGCGCAGGCCCTACCCCTGGCCGTGACGGTGGCCGTGGTGTCAGCCCCCGGCCCCGACTGGCCGCGCCGGCTGTTTGAGCCGCTGGGCTACCAGGTCGAAACCACCGCCTACCCCCTCGACGCCACCGTGCCGGCCTGGGGCGCGAGCCCCTACTACACCCTGCACCTGCGCCACGACGGCCTGCGTCTGCAAGACCTGCTGGCCCACCTCTACGTGCTGCTGCCGGTGCTCGACAACGACAAGCACTACTACGTGGACCAGCAGGAGGCCGACAAGCTGCTGCACCGCGGCGGCGACTGGCTGCCCCGCCACCCCGAGCGCGACTTCATCACCCGCCGCTACCTGCGCTACCTGGGCAGCATCGTGAACCAGACGCTGGAGCGGCTGCTGGAAGGGGTGGAGGAATCGTCAAGTAGCGTGGACTCTGCGAGTCCGCAAGTGGGGGCAACGGCAAACGACCGCGCAGAAACTGCAAATTCGCAAGCGCCGGAACCGGACGGTGCGACGCGCGGACTCGCAGAGTCCACGCTACTGCCCAAACTCACCCTGCACGACCAGCGCCTCCAGCAAGTAGCCCACGAAATCTACCAGCTCGCCCCCAAGCGGGTGCTGGACCTGGGCTGCGGTGAGGGCCGGCTGCTGCGCCTGCTGCTGCGGCAGCCCAAAATTGAGTTTATCCGGGGCCTGGATGTGTCGCACCAGGCGCTGAGCCGGGCGGCGCAGCGCCTGCGCCTAGACGAGATGGCCCCGCGCCAGCGCGCCCGCATCGAGCTGGTGCAGGGCTCGCTGCTGTACCGCGACGCGCGCCTGGCCGGCTTCGACGCGGCGGCGCTGGTGGAAGTCATCGAGCACCTGGACGAAAACCGCCTGGCCTCGCTCGAAGCCGTGGTGTTTGGCCACGCCCGGCCGGCGCACGTCTTCGTCACGACCCCCAACGCCGAGTACAACCAGCTGTTTGCGCTGCCGGCCGGCGAGTTTCGCCACGCCGACCACCGCTTCGAGTGGACCCGCGCCGAGTTTGCGGCCTGGGCCACCGGCGTGGCCGCGCGCCACGGCTACCAGGTGCGCCTGGTCGGCATGGGCGAAGCGGCGGAGGGGGTAGGCGCGCCGTCGCAGTTGGCGGTGTTTGGGTTACTCGTAGATTAGTTTACAAGTTACTTGAATAATTTATTCAATGATTTTGATAGCTTATAGAAATCTTCGTAGGTGTCTAAGTTTTTAACGCTTTCTTCTTTAAAAACGTCAAATATTTTACTTTTTAGCTGATTCCTGGCATCTTTACCATCATTAGAATTTTCCATTGCTTTTTGGACAAGTTCTACATTCCTCGAATAAGTCATGTTAAGCAGAGAAGGTGGAACCAATCCCTCTATGCATTTCTTACCCGTTTCATTTTTGCCGATAACAATGAATTCCTGATTTTCTTTTAATCCTAAAGTTTCAAAAGTTGATTTAACATCGCTATACTTATCTAAATCTACTGTTACTACAAATCTCTTAAATCTTTCCTTTATAAATCTCAAGAGAATATTATTTTTAATATTTCCAGCCCCACCATAAGCGAAAATTTCTCCATTAAACTTTAGACGCTTATCACCATGAATCTCACTTTTTAATAATTCTAAGTAGTTTTTATCGTGTTGACCTTCAACCAGAATAATATCGTTTGAACTACTGAATATAGTATCTTTTAAAGGACTAAAATCATTTCCAGCGATTCCTAATGATAGTGAGAATGGCTCATACCATTTCTCTCCTGAAGTATCAATAACTTCAGAGCCTTTATTAGTTGAACTTAAATTTCTCTCAAGAAGGATATTAGCCTTTGGTACTTTATGGCTAAGTAAGTAAGGACTGTGGGTAGCGACTATAATTTGGATACTTAGTTCAGATGACAAATCTTGTAATATTCTGCCGAACTCAGCTTGAGCAGATGGATGCAGGAAGCTTTCTGGTTCTTCAATAATAACTATGGGGGTTATTTTACTATTAACAGTTAATGAATTCTGCATTCTTTTCGCATTCATCAAATTCAACAGGATTAATGTCCTATTTTTAGTACCGCTACCCCAATCTTGTAGGGATACGTCTATTCCTTTTTCTTTAAGAGAAATTTCTATATTTTCTCTTTCTATATTCAGGCTAGATATTCCAAGTGAAACATCATATTTTTCATCTAAGCGACCCATTAAAGCTGCTAACTCTGCTTGGTGGCCTTTCAACGATTTCCTGACACTATTCTCTAAACCTTCTTTCTTCTTGGCTATTTCAACGCTACCCTCCTTCTCAAGGTAGGATAGCAAATAGTCTGTCCTTCTACTAAAATAATATGGAGCATTCTCTGTTGAATTGTGAAATAATACACTCTGAAAGCTCCTTATTCTATTCAATAATTCTTCCCTTTTATAAGAATCCTGCACTTCATATTCTCCAAAGACAATTTTTGTTTC
The genomic region above belongs to Hymenobacter psoromatis and contains:
- a CDS encoding glycoside hydrolase family 13 protein is translated as MNYLSTVLAAASLAGLLAACSQPATTETATMAAPNAAAAPVTAALAQKPIWWKEAVVYQIYPRSYKDSNGDGVGDLRGIISKLDYIKSLGVNVIWLNPIYGSPNDDNGYDISDYRAIMKDFGTMADFDELLKGMHQRGLKVVLDLVVNHSSDEHEWFKQSKSGRDNPYRDYYHWWPAERGVPNKRQSFFDVKGDAWAYDAATKAYYLHYFSRKQPDLNWENPKVRQEIYSMMRFWFDKGIDGFRMDVIPFIAKDTTFPVIPAKYHGDFGRYYANGPHLHDYLQEMHREVLGKYDVLSVAEGAGVTSDQALEFVDPARKELNMLYHFEGMGVGNVPGLKYRMRKPEGYSLLEFKQVYSKWDKIFAEKGWGTIYLGNHDQPRMVTRWGDDRPEFRPASSKLLTTFLLTMRGTPYYYGGDELGMTNIKFNKITDYKDIEVRNMYAQLKAEGGDLAQFVEAQKISGRDNGRTPFQWDASANAGFTTGTPWLQLNPNYAQVNAAAEEKDPNSILQYFRQATAMRRQHKVLVYGQYQLLDAANPHIYAYTRTQGAEKVLVVLNFSSEKRDWALPTGLTLGGKPWLNNYPTFTPAATLALLPWQAVVVPLK
- a CDS encoding SusC/RagA family TonB-linked outer membrane protein encodes the protein MRNTCYSTPHVYEQPAARSALSGKLLLLTLFLPLAGYAQTAREVSGKVTDGIGTGLPGVTVLVTGTSIGASTGADGGFSLQVPATATSLTVSFIGYTKQTVNITGKSTVNVALKDDAQALGDVVVVGYGTVRKQDLTGAVSALGPKDFNKGTFTSPDQLLQGRASGVQITQNSGQPGGAATINIRGNSAVSGTGQPLYVVDGVPLDGRSAQPGLTTSALGDAPASNPLNFLNPADIESIDVLKDASATAIYGSRAAYGVVIITTKKGKAGEAQLSIGASGGFSHILRRIDVLNASQYRDALTYYGAPATNDKGMNNDPLGAILRTAPIQNYNAALSGGTENARYRFSAGYLNQQGIVKKTGFEKYNANFSANMKFLDSKRLGVDVNVIATQTNSQLAPISNNAGFQGSLIGQALQWNPTDSLYAANGQPVSRFGSTNINPVAEQQYFNDNARVTTILASFSPYYKITDWLTFRSLVAATYNTGLRRTSIDQRLNLPGYQQLGYAAIGTNELLTEQLTHTLSADKKLTNDLNLNAVLGYEYQRFTNSGSNLSGLGPVNTTTGAPIGFGTYGLDYTNYLQYSNPSGRIISSFVDPVTELQSFFGRAILNYKQRYLFTATLRADGSTKFGDNNKYGYFPSAAAAWDISQESFFKSETVNLLKARISYGRTGNQEFPAGSSRSQFALQANNGGITQITNYNPNLKWQSDTQYDAGMDVAFFNNRLTLTADYFYKRTTDLLYPNIPGYPAAPGGSSVIWQNLPGGVITNKGLELLVGVTAVDNSDFGLNFNANATFVHNNVSGLNQNLIIQTGTLNGQGLSGVLSETIQNGQPINGFRLPVYNGINPATGLYNEFGPAQYAGNPNPTTLVGLTTSIRYKKLSLSANINGVFGNKIYNNTFNSVLNVSQIRAGKNISLADFQSGVKESLSNAVTPSTRYLESGNYAKLRNVTLSYALGDIAGVFKGASVYAIGQNLALITKYKGFDAEVNTNKANGVVPSAGIDYTGYPSARTFTFGVNFSL
- a CDS encoding glycoside hydrolase family 65 protein, whose translation is MPPFPTLKLKFLLPALALALAGPPAAQQAQAQTQTPDPWRITADKIDPAHYYGETVANGVLGIVSSAVPFQVKDVVLAGTYDQYGRGRVSNFLHTFNLLNMYLEVDGRRLGAADATNFRQELDMRGASLTTTFDYGDRATIQYTYYALRQLPFTALLDVRITAKKDLSLTAASVMEAPDALRDVQNYYNEIDRPHVTLSLLTSTAKSPTGKLTLCASNSFLFEEPHGQEPRIIHEMWDSNMHLMKFSKTLKAGQTYGYAVAGTAISSAHHADPLNEAERLTIFARLEGRQRLLDFHQKAWQDLWKSDIEITGDAQAQQDVHSMLYHLYSFSRAGTDYSPSPMGLSGLGYNGHVFWDTDLWMFPALLVLHPDIAKSMVEYRFRRLEPARRNAFAHGYKGAMYPWESADSGVEETPVWALSGPFEHHISADVALAAWQYYSVTQDKAWLRSTGWPIISATADFWASRVERNGPGHYDIKNVVASDEWAENVDNDAFTNAAAQQNLRAAVAAAKLLGLPPDPDWTLVAQNIPILKMADGTTQEHASYHGEGIKQGDVNLLAYPLGVITAPAQIKKDLVYYQSRVPDEGTPAMTQAIFALLYARLGDAGQARHFFRDAYQPNLLPPFRVIAETKGGTNPYFATGAGGVLQAVLMGFGGLNITPAGIGQVKSVLPTGWQSLHITGVGPGRKTYSVGK
- a CDS encoding RagB/SusD family nutrient uptake outer membrane protein, whose translation is MKKILSAAAMLALLQLANSCKINEEFQGVLTPAQVGSGNASSLLDGVYNAMRTPFQGATLVFALSEVTTDERLMPTRAGDWDDNGQWRQLHLHTWDANHAQVRDAYSNLGGVVFAATDMLQTQYGASKEQQAEARFVRAFARYWTLDLYDQVPYRTPGDLVSTSAQVRKGTAELTDIISELTTVMPDLPDASAGAPVSRATKDAARCLLMKCYLNKGVYANRAAPTFDPADMNMVITLADQVINSGHYKFANNYFDNFAPDNTAIGTENIFTELNIGGVSSGAQYDLWRFISHYNMTPTGYNGPCALPSFYNKYEATDLRRSQVYSYKNGPPNPFKHQNVGYLIGQQYSLVSTTDVALTDRLGNPLAFTAAVDLIETGSNLEVTGIRPMKYPPDFTNNSAGTIDNDMVHFRLPDVLLMKAEAIMRGGTGTSAGTYGSTPLTLVNAIRTDPSRAATALASVSLTDIYDERGRDLFLELWRRQDMVRFGTFLGPIEQGPTSSDPKYLIFPIPNQQLAVNANLTQNPGY
- a CDS encoding 3' terminal RNA ribose 2'-O-methyltransferase Hen1, encoding MLLTITTTYQPATDLGYLLHKNPARLQSVEITGGLAHVFYPEATAQRCTAALLLDLDPVGLVRDRHGDFALAEYVNDRPYVASSFLSVALSKAFGTAMNGTCKDRPALPAQALPLAVTVAVVSAPGPDWPRRLFEPLGYQVETTAYPLDATVPAWGASPYYTLHLRHDGLRLQDLLAHLYVLLPVLDNDKHYYVDQQEADKLLHRGGDWLPRHPERDFITRRYLRYLGSIVNQTLERLLEGVEESSSSVDSASPQVGATANDRAETANSQAPEPDGATRGLAESTLLPKLTLHDQRLQQVAHEIYQLAPKRVLDLGCGEGRLLRLLLRQPKIEFIRGLDVSHQALSRAAQRLRLDEMAPRQRARIELVQGSLLYRDARLAGFDAAALVEVIEHLDENRLASLEAVVFGHARPAHVFVTTPNAEYNQLFALPAGEFRHADHRFEWTRAEFAAWATGVAARHGYQVRLVGMGEAAEGVGAPSQLAVFGLLVD